The stretch of DNA CCTGGGCGAAGAGCCATCGATCAACGATCTGATCGGCTCCGTCAAAGTGATGCTGGACGCCTACCTGGACGGCCGTATCGATCGCCTTTCGGTGGTTTCGAACAAGTTCATCAACACCATGACCCAAAAACCGACGGTCGAGCAATTGGTACCGTTGGTGGCAACCCCGGATCAGGATCTCAAGCATCACTGGGATTACCTGTACGAACCCGACGCAAAAGAGCTGCTGGACGGCTTGATGGTGCGTTACGTGGAGTCGCAGGTATACCAGGCGGTGGTCGAGAACAACGCTGCTGAACAAGCGGCCCGGATGATCGCCATGAAGAACGCCACAGACAACGCCGGTGATTTGATCAAAGAGCTTCAGTTGATCTACAACAAGGCGCGTCAGGCTGCGATCACCCAGGAGATCTCGGAAATCGTCGGCGGCGCTGCCGCGGTTTAACGGTTCAAAAATTCAGAGGATCCAGCTATGAGTAGCGGACGTATCGTTCAAATCATCGGCGCCGTCATCGACGTGGAATTCCCACGTGACGTCGTGCCGAGTGTATACAACGCGCTGAAAGTACAAGGCGCGGAAACCACCCTCGAAGTTCAGCAGCAGCTGGGCGACGGCGTGGTTCGTACCATTGCGATGGGCTCCACCGAAGGCCTGAAGCGCGGTCTGGATGTCGTCGACACCGGTGCTGCCATTTCCGTACCAGTTGGTAAGGCCACTCTGGGCCGTATCATGGACGTTCTGGGCAACCCAATCGACGAAGCCGGCCCGATCGGTGAAGAAGAGCGTCGCGGTATCCACCAGCCAGCGCCTTCGTTCGCTGACCAGGCAGGCGGCAACGACCTGCTGGAAACCGGCATCAAGGTTATCGACCTGGTTTGCCCGTTCGCCAAGGGTGGTAAGGTTGGTCTGTTCGGTGGTGCCGGTGTCGGCAAGACCGTTAACATGATGGAACTGATCCGTAACATCGCCATGGAACACAGCGGTTATTCCGTGTTCGCTGGTGTGGGTGAGCGTACTCGTGAGGGTAACGACTTCTACCACGAGATGAAGGACTCCAACGTTCTCGACAAGGTAGCGCTGGTCTACGGTCAGATGAACGAGCCACCAGGAAACCGTCTGCGCGTAGCGCTGACCGGCCTGACCATGGCTGAGAAGTTCCGTGACGAAGGTAACGACGTTCTGCTGTTCGTCGACAACATCTATCGTTACACCCTGGCCGGTACCGAAGTATCCGCACTGCTGGGCCGTATGCCTTCGGCAGTAGGTTACCAGCCGACCCTGGCTGAAGAGATGGGCGTTCTGCAAGAGCGCATCACCTCCACCAAGGAAGGTTCGATCACCTCCGTTCAGGCCGTATACGTACCTGCGGACGACTTGACCGACCCGTCGCCAGCGACCACCTTCGCCCACTTGGACGCCACCGTCGTTCTGTCCCGTGACATCGCCTCCCTGGGTATCTACCCAGCGGTCGACCCACTGGACTCGACTTCGCGCCAGCTGGACCCGAACGTGATCGGCAACGAGCACTACGACACCGCTCGTGGCGTTCAGTATGTTCTGCAGCGCTACAAAGAGCTGAAGGACATCATCGCGATCCTGGGTATGGACGAACTGTCCGAAGACGACAAGCAACTGGTAGCCCGCGCTCGTAAGATCCAGCGCTTCCTGTCGCAGCCGTTCTTCGTGGCCGAAGTCTTCACCGGTTCGCCAGGCAAGTACGTTTCCCTGAAAGACACCATCGCTGGCTTCAGCGGCATCCTCAAAGGTGACTACGACCACCTGCCAGAACAAGCGTTCTACATGGTCGGCAGCATCGACGAAGCGATCGAGAAAGCCAAGAAACTGTAATCCCGGCGCCCCGCAAGGGGCGCTAATCAGGTTGAGGCAAGCAGATGGCTATGACAGTCCATTGCGATATCGTCAGCGCGGAAGGGGAAATCTTCTCCGGCCTGGTCGAGATGGTAGTAGCGCACGGCAACCTGGGCGATCTTGGTATCGCTCCAGGCCACGCCCCGCTGATCACCAATCTCAAGCCTGGTCCGATCACGCTGACCAAGCAAGGTGGCGATCGTGAGGTGTTCTACATCTCCGGTGGCTTCCTCGAAGTGCAGCCGAACATGGTCAAGGTTCTTGCCGACACCGTGCAGCGCGCTGCCGACCTGGACGAAGCTCAGGCTCAGGAAGCCCTCAAGGCTGCTGAGAACGCCCTGAACGCGAAAAGCTCGGACTTCGACTACGGTGCTGCTGCCGCACGTCTGGCCGAGGCTGCAGCTCAGCTGCGTACCGTCCAGCAATTGCGCAAAGGCAAGTAATCCGGTTCAGGCCGCATGCTTCCGTTGCGATTGAGTTAAAGGGTAGCCTCGGCTACCCTTTTTCTTTTTCCGAATTCTTCTCAGGTCACGTCTCTGACCGCCCAGGATTGGTAGCCAGTCAATGTCCCTCGATATCGTTATTCTCGCCGCCGGCCAAGGCACCCGCATGCGTTCGGCGCTGCCCAAGGTGCTGCACCCGGTAGCCGGCAATTCCATGCTCGGCCACGTTATCCACAGTGCGCGCCAGCTTCAGCCACAAGGCATTCATGTGGTCATCGGCCACGGTGCCGAGCAGGTACGTGAGCGCTTGGCGGCCGACGACCTTAATTTCGTCATGCAGGACAAGCAGCTGGGCACGGGCCATGCCGTTGCGCAAGCATTGCCGGCGATCACTGCCGACACGGTGCTGGTGCTTTATGGCGATGTGCCGCTGATCGAAGTGGAAACCCTGCAGCGCCTGCTGGCCAAGGTCAGCGACAAGCAACTGGGCCTGCTTACCGTGACCCTGCAGGACCCGACCGGGTATGGCCGCATCGTGCGCAATGGCGAAGGCCAGGTGACGGCTATCGTCGAGCACAAGGACGCCAGCGAAGCGCAGAAGGCAATCAACGAAGGCAACACCGGCATCCTGGCCCTGCCAGCCACGCGCCTGGCCGACTGGATGGGCCGCCTGTCGAACAACAATGCCCAGGGTGAGTACTACCTCACTGACGTCATCGCCATGGCCGTGGCCGATGGGCTGGTGGTCGCCACTGAACAGCCGCATGACGCGATGGAAGTGCAGGGCGCCAACGACCGTCGCCAGCTGTCGGAACTCGAGCGCCACTACCAGCTTCGCGCAGGCCGCCGGCTGATGGCCCAGGGCGTTACCCTGCGCGACCCGGCGCGCTTCGATGTACGTGGCGAAGTGACCGTTGGTCGCGACGTGCTGATCGATATCAACGTGATTCTCGAAGGCAAGGTGGTCATCGAGGACGACGTGCAAATCGGCCCGAACTGTGTAATCAAGGACAGCACCCTGCGCAAGGGCGCAATCATCAAGGCCAATACCCACCTCGACGGCGCGGTAATGGGTGAGGGCAGCGATGCTGGCCCGTTCGCCCGCTTGCGCCCAGGCAGCGTGCTTGAAGCCAAGGCCCATGTGGGTAACTTCGTCGAACTGAAAAACGCCCACCTGGGTGAAGGCGCCAAGGCCGGCCATCTGACCTACCTGGGCGACGCCGAGATCGGTGCACGTACCAACATCGGCGCCGGTACCATCACCTGCAACTACGATGGCGCCAACAAGTTCAAGACCGTGATGGGTGAGGACGTATTCATTGGCTCCAACAATTCCCTGGTAGCGCCTGTGGAAATCAAGGCCGGCGCGACTACGGCGGCCGGTTCGACCATCAATCAGACCGTCGAAGCAGGTAATCTGGCCGTGGCGCGTGCGCGCCAGCGCAATATTTCGGGCTGGAAGCGGCCGGAGAAGATCAAGAAGAGCTGAGTTATACACAGCTGCTTCGATCGAAAGCCGACTTATGTGAATAAGTCGGCTTTTTTATTGGCCACATGCAGGAAGCGCGTGGTCAGGAAAATTTATCCACATCTTGACGTGACGCTCTTGATAGGTTTTGATTGCAACCATTATCTTTCGAATCGAAACTTATCTGCCCATGTCGAAACGAAACACCCCCCAGCGCCGTCACAACATCCTGGCCATGCTCAGCGAGCAGGGCGAGGTGAGTGTGGACGCCTTGGCCAAGCGTTTCGAAACCTCGGAAGTGACCATCCGCAAGGATCTTGCTGCGCTTGAGGCCAACGGCCTGCTGCTGCGCCGCTACGGTGGTGCGGTGCCGGTACCGCAGGAGATGCTGGGTGAAGCCGCGCAACCGATCTCTGCCTACAAGAAGGCTATCGCCCGGGCAGCGGTTGGGCGTATTCGCGAGCATGCGCGGATCATTATCGACAGCGGCAGCACTACCGCCGCCATGATCCCGGAACTGGGCCGCCAGCCCGGTCTGGTAGTGATGACCAATTCGTTGAATGTGGCCCGCGCCATCAGTGAAGTCGAGCACGAACCGGTGCTGCTGATGACTGGTGGCACCTGGGACCCTCATTCGGAATCATTCCAGGGCCAGGTCGCCGAGCAGGTACTGCGCTCTTATGATTTCGACCAGCTGTTCATCGGTGCCGACGGCATCGACCTGCAGCGCGGCACCACGACTTTCAATGAACTGCTTGGCCTGAGCCGAGTGATGGCCGAAGTGGCCCGAGAAGTGATCGTGATGGTCGAGTCCGACAAGGTCGGGCGCAAGATCCCCAATCTCGAGCTGCCCTGGGGCAGCGTGCACACCCTTATTACAGATGAACGCTTGCCCGCAGCGGCACGCGAACAGATTCAAGCCCGCGGCATCAACCTGATCTGCGCCGCGATCAGCCAGGAGCAATAACCATGTGTGGAATCGTTGGTGCCGTAGCCGAGCGCAACATCACTGCCATTCTCATCGAAGGCCTCAAGCGTCTTGAGTACCGCGGGTACGACAGTGCCGGCCTGGCCGTCTATACCCAGCAGGGCGAGCTGCAGCGCCGCCGCCGCATCGGCAAGGTCGCCGAGCTGGAAGCCGCTGTGGCCGCTGACCCGCTGAGCGGCCAGCTGGGCATCGCCCACACCCGTTGGGCTACCCACGGTGCGCCGACCGAAGGCAATGCCCACCCGCATTTTTCCAGCAACGAAGTGGCAGTGGTGCACAATGGCATCATTGAAAACCACGACGAACTGCGTGAAGAGTTGAAAGGTCTGGGGTACGTGTTTACCTCGCAGACTGACACCGAAGTCATCGTGCACCTGATCCATCACACGCTGAAAACCATCCCGGACCTCTCTGATGCGCTGAAGTCCGCAGTCAAGCGCCTGCACGGTGCCTATGGCCTGGCGCTGATCAGCGTGAAGCAGCCTGACCGCCTGGTAGCTGCGCGCAGCGGCAGCCCGCTGGTGATCGGCCTGGGCCATGGGGAAAACTTCCTCGCCTCGGACCAACTGGCACTGCGCCAGGTCACCGACCGCTTCATGTACCTGGAGGAGGGTGATATCGCCGAGATCCGCCGCGACCAGGTGAAGATCTGGGATCAGGCCGGCCAGCCGGTACAGCGTGAAACCGTGCAGTACCACGAAGGTGCGGAAGCCGCCGACAAGGGTGCATATCGCCACTTCATGCTCAAGGAGATCCATGAGCAGCCGACCGTGGTCCAGCGCACGCTGGAAGGCCGACTGGGCAAGGACCACGTGATGGTTCAGGCTTTCGGCCCGCAGGCTGCCGAGCTGTTCGCCAAAGTACGCAACGTGCAGATCGTCGCCTGCGGCACCAGCTACCACGCCGGCATGGTTGCCCGTTACTGGCTGGAAAGCCTGGCCGGCATTCCTTGCCAGGTTGAAGTGGCCAGCGAGTTCCGTTATCGCAAGGTTGTGGTGCAACCAGACACCCTGTTCGTCTCGATCTCCCAGTCCGGCGAAACCGCCGACACCCTGGCTGCCCTGCGCAACGCCAAGGAACTGGGCTTCCTCGGTAGCCTGGCCATCTGCAACGTCGGCATCAGCTCGCTGGTACGCGAGTCCGACCTGACCCTGCTGACCCTGGCCGGCCCGGAAATCGGCGTGGCATCGACCAAAGCCTTCACCACTCAGCTGGTCTCGCTGATGCTGTTGACCCTGGCTCTGGGCCAAGTGCGCGGCACCCTCGAAGCTGGCGTCGAAGCCGGGTTGGTGGAAGAACTGCGCCGCCTGCCTGCACGCCTGGGTGAGGCCCTGGCCATGGACAGCACCGTGGAGAAAACCGCCGAGCTGTTCGCCGACAAGCACCACACCCTGTTCCTTGGCCGTGGTGCACAGTACCCGGTGGCCATGGAAGGTGCGCTGAAGCTCAAGGAAATCTCTTACATCCACGCCGAAGCCTACCCGGCCGGTGAGCTCAAGCACGGCCCGTTGGCGCTGGTGGATAACGACATGCCCGTGGTCACCGTAGCGCCGAACAACGAACTGCTGGAGAAGCTCAAGTCCAACCTGCAGGAAGTGCGCGCCCGCGGCGGCGAGCTGGTGGTGTTCGCCGACGAGAATGCCGGTATGAGCAACGGCGAAGGCACCCACGTGATCAAGGTGCCGCACATCGTGGACGAACTGGCGCCGATCCTCTACACCATTCCGCTGCAGCTGCTGTCGTACTACGTGGCAGTGCTCAAGGGCACTGACGTCGACCAGCCACGTAACCTGGCGAAGTCGGTGACTGTAGAGTAAGTTTTTCCATCCGGTAAAACACAAGCCCTGGCCCAAAGCCGGGGCTTTTTCATTTGTGCGACCGGAACAAGCGCCCAATTGATCGCATCGGCGCATCAATTAATGAAAAATGAACGATTATCTCCAGCGCCGCTTTCGACGATCATTCCAGAAATAAGCACTTACAATTATTAAGAAACGCTGGAGATCCACCATGAGTCTGCCGTCACGCTCGGTGCCCGAGGGCAAGTCCAAGGCCGGTATGGTCTTCCGGGTAACGTCCGGAAACTTCCTCGAACAGTTCGACTTCTTCCTGTTCGGTTTCTACGCCACGCACATCGCGGC from Pseudomonas putida encodes:
- the glmU gene encoding bifunctional UDP-N-acetylglucosamine diphosphorylase/glucosamine-1-phosphate N-acetyltransferase GlmU; this translates as MSLDIVILAAGQGTRMRSALPKVLHPVAGNSMLGHVIHSARQLQPQGIHVVIGHGAEQVRERLAADDLNFVMQDKQLGTGHAVAQALPAITADTVLVLYGDVPLIEVETLQRLLAKVSDKQLGLLTVTLQDPTGYGRIVRNGEGQVTAIVEHKDASEAQKAINEGNTGILALPATRLADWMGRLSNNNAQGEYYLTDVIAMAVADGLVVATEQPHDAMEVQGANDRRQLSELERHYQLRAGRRLMAQGVTLRDPARFDVRGEVTVGRDVLIDINVILEGKVVIEDDVQIGPNCVIKDSTLRKGAIIKANTHLDGAVMGEGSDAGPFARLRPGSVLEAKAHVGNFVELKNAHLGEGAKAGHLTYLGDAEIGARTNIGAGTITCNYDGANKFKTVMGEDVFIGSNNSLVAPVEIKAGATTAAGSTINQTVEAGNLAVARARQRNISGWKRPEKIKKS
- a CDS encoding F0F1 ATP synthase subunit epsilon; the encoded protein is MAMTVHCDIVSAEGEIFSGLVEMVVAHGNLGDLGIAPGHAPLITNLKPGPITLTKQGGDREVFYISGGFLEVQPNMVKVLADTVQRAADLDEAQAQEALKAAENALNAKSSDFDYGAAAARLAEAAAQLRTVQQLRKGK
- the atpD gene encoding F0F1 ATP synthase subunit beta; the encoded protein is MSSGRIVQIIGAVIDVEFPRDVVPSVYNALKVQGAETTLEVQQQLGDGVVRTIAMGSTEGLKRGLDVVDTGAAISVPVGKATLGRIMDVLGNPIDEAGPIGEEERRGIHQPAPSFADQAGGNDLLETGIKVIDLVCPFAKGGKVGLFGGAGVGKTVNMMELIRNIAMEHSGYSVFAGVGERTREGNDFYHEMKDSNVLDKVALVYGQMNEPPGNRLRVALTGLTMAEKFRDEGNDVLLFVDNIYRYTLAGTEVSALLGRMPSAVGYQPTLAEEMGVLQERITSTKEGSITSVQAVYVPADDLTDPSPATTFAHLDATVVLSRDIASLGIYPAVDPLDSTSRQLDPNVIGNEHYDTARGVQYVLQRYKELKDIIAILGMDELSEDDKQLVARARKIQRFLSQPFFVAEVFTGSPGKYVSLKDTIAGFSGILKGDYDHLPEQAFYMVGSIDEAIEKAKKL
- the glmS gene encoding glutamine--fructose-6-phosphate transaminase (isomerizing): MCGIVGAVAERNITAILIEGLKRLEYRGYDSAGLAVYTQQGELQRRRRIGKVAELEAAVAADPLSGQLGIAHTRWATHGAPTEGNAHPHFSSNEVAVVHNGIIENHDELREELKGLGYVFTSQTDTEVIVHLIHHTLKTIPDLSDALKSAVKRLHGAYGLALISVKQPDRLVAARSGSPLVIGLGHGENFLASDQLALRQVTDRFMYLEEGDIAEIRRDQVKIWDQAGQPVQRETVQYHEGAEAADKGAYRHFMLKEIHEQPTVVQRTLEGRLGKDHVMVQAFGPQAAELFAKVRNVQIVACGTSYHAGMVARYWLESLAGIPCQVEVASEFRYRKVVVQPDTLFVSISQSGETADTLAALRNAKELGFLGSLAICNVGISSLVRESDLTLLTLAGPEIGVASTKAFTTQLVSLMLLTLALGQVRGTLEAGVEAGLVEELRRLPARLGEALAMDSTVEKTAELFADKHHTLFLGRGAQYPVAMEGALKLKEISYIHAEAYPAGELKHGPLALVDNDMPVVTVAPNNELLEKLKSNLQEVRARGGELVVFADENAGMSNGEGTHVIKVPHIVDELAPILYTIPLQLLSYYVAVLKGTDVDQPRNLAKSVTVE
- a CDS encoding DeoR/GlpR family DNA-binding transcription regulator; protein product: MSKRNTPQRRHNILAMLSEQGEVSVDALAKRFETSEVTIRKDLAALEANGLLLRRYGGAVPVPQEMLGEAAQPISAYKKAIARAAVGRIREHARIIIDSGSTTAAMIPELGRQPGLVVMTNSLNVARAISEVEHEPVLLMTGGTWDPHSESFQGQVAEQVLRSYDFDQLFIGADGIDLQRGTTTFNELLGLSRVMAEVAREVIVMVESDKVGRKIPNLELPWGSVHTLITDERLPAAAREQIQARGINLICAAISQEQ
- the atpG gene encoding F0F1 ATP synthase subunit gamma, with amino-acid sequence MAGAKEIRSKIASIKSTQKITSAMEKVAVSKMRRAQLRMAASRPYAERIRQVIGHLANANPEYRHPFMIERPVKRAGYIVVSSDRGLCGGLNTNLFKALVKDMNENREQGVEIDLCVIGSKGATFFRIFGGNVVAAISHLGEEPSINDLIGSVKVMLDAYLDGRIDRLSVVSNKFINTMTQKPTVEQLVPLVATPDQDLKHHWDYLYEPDAKELLDGLMVRYVESQVYQAVVENNAAEQAARMIAMKNATDNAGDLIKELQLIYNKARQAAITQEISEIVGGAAAV